TGGACGAATGGATCGACGACCCAGGCGGCACGTTCCTGGGCGGCTTCTACGCCCGAGACACCGCCTACGGCTGCGACATGCGCGTCACCGTGCACTCGGCGGACTACTACGACTACAGCATCGGCGCGCGCTGCTGCCGTTGAAAAGCTTCAATCCAAGCGCATCACGTTGTGTGGGCTTCCGGCCGCGCGTACGGTGACGCCGCCCGTTCCGAGGAGGCTTCATGCGCGCGTACACCCTGGCTTCGATCGTCCCGTTGCTCTTGCTCTCGTCCACGGCCCTCGCGGCGCCGTCGAAGATCCTGACGGGGCCGTTTGCGGCGACTCCGAGCAAGGACGTGGTTTCCACGGCGCGTGCCGCGGTGACGCCATCGGCCCACGGTGCCACGCTCGAATATCGCAGCGTGACGGCGGACGTCGGGACCAGCCGTGTCGTGCGCTTCGCGCAGACCCATCAAGGAGTGCCCGTGCTGTTCCGCGGCGCCGGCGTCGTACTCCGCAAGGACGGCACTCCAGCCTTCGCCGTGGTGCGCACGGAAGACCAGCTGCCGAGCACGTCGCCGGCTATCTCGGAAGCTCAGGCTCTCGCGGATGCCACCTCGCTCGCCAAGCTCACGGCCAAGCCGGGCGACGCGCGCCTCACCATTTATCCAACGGCTAGCGGGCCGCGGCTTTCGTGGGTGGTCGTGCCCAGCGCGCGCCTGTCGGGCGTGCCCTGGGTGCCCGTCGTGATCATCGATGCGCAGAGCGGCGAGCGCATTGCGGCCTGGAATGCAGCGCGCTTCGCCGGCGCCGCCAAGGTGTATGCGTCCAATCCCGTCGCTTCGCCCAGCCTCATGGACGTCACGCTGCCCGTAGGAACGGGCGAAACCACCCTCACGAACGCCACGGTTCAGTCGCTGAACTGCGTGGACACCAAGCAAGCGAAGGACATCAGCATCAGCGGGTTCAACCTGAAGGTGCACGTGTGCGAGCTGAAGCAGTTGGCCGCCGCCGACAGCAACGGCGACTTTCTCGATGCGCCCGGGGCGGACAAGGAGCCCGAGGATTCGTTCAGCGAGATCAGCATGTTCTACCACGTGAACGTCGCCTACGACTTCTTCACGGCGATGGGCATGACGGAGCTATCCACCAAACCGTTGCCCACGGTCTCGAACCTCATGCTGCCGGACGGCGTGCAGACCTTCGACACCACCAAGATGGCGGATCCCAACCTGCCCTTCGTGCCATTCCAGAACGCGTTCTTCGCGCCCGCCAATCCGCTGTTCTCCGGCATCTTCGGACTCACCGGCGCGGCCATGTGGTTCGGTCAAGGTCCGGCGCGGGACTACTCCTACGACGGTGACGTCGTCTATCACGAGTTCACCCACGCGGTGGTGGATCACACCCTGAAGCTGGTGGGCACCTACCACGCGGACGAACAAGGCTTGTCGTCGTCGCCCGGTGCCATGAACGAGGGGCTCGCGGACTACTTCTCGTCGGCAATCACCGGTGATCCGAAGGTGGGGGAGTACGCATCGCAAGATCTGGCGCCCGGCCTGCCCGCGATTCGCGATCTGTCCAACAAGAACACGTGCCCCGCGAACATCACAGGCGAGGTGCACTCGGACTCGCAGTTCTGGTCGGCCGCGCTGTGGGCGGCGCGCAGCGGGCTCTCGGCAGCGGATCAACCCAAGTTCGACAAGGCCATCTTCGACGTGATGGCGGCCTCCCCAGGCGGAGATCTCGGCTTCGACGAGCTGGCCCAGCTGTTCATCACCTCCGTGAAGACGGCCATCGATCAGACTGCCGCCGACGCGCTCCAGAAAGAGATGACGGATCGCGGCGTGTTGCCCGGCTGCCAGCGTGTGCTCGAGTACGCCGACAAGCCAATCAACGGCGCCGACCCGTTCCTCGGCGGTGCGTTCTGGGCGCCGGGCACGCAAGACGCTGCCATCAGCGGCGCGCCGTACGCGCCCGGCGTGCTCCAGTTCCACGCGTCCTTTCCGGGCGCTACGCAGATGACCGTCAGCTTCAACGAGGTACAGACCGGAGGCGGCGGGAGCTCGCCCTTCGGCGGCGGTACTCCTTTCACTCCGCAGATCGTCGTGCGCTTCGGCAACGATCCGATCACCTTCGATTACTCGTCGGGGTTGTCCGCCACCGCGGACGCCACGACGGACGCGCCCATCGCCGGGGGCAAGGGCTCCGCCACCTTCGAGGTTCCGGAAGGCGCCACCAGCGCGTACGTGATGATCGTGAATGGCGGTCAATCCTCCGGCGGCTACAAGAACGTCGACTTCGCCTTCGAGGGCGCGCCGCAAGCAGACGCCGGGGTGGGGGATGGCGGAGTGCCGGAAGGCGGCGCCGACGCGGGCGCGAGCCCCACGCCCAAGGCCAGCGAGGACGACAGCGGCTGTGGCTGTCGCGTTGCGGGACAAAGCCAGCGAAGCTCGGCCTTTGCGCTGCTTCTCGCCGCGTTGGGCCTGGCGTTCGCACGGCGCCGGCGCTGAGGGTGGAGCTGTTCCACATCACGACGCGCGCGGAGTGGGACGCCGCGCGCGCATCCGGTGCGTACCGCGCGCCGAGCCTCGAGACGGAGGGCTTCATTCACTTGTCCACCGCGGAGCAGTGGCGCCGCGTCGCCCGCGAGCGCTTCGCTGATCGCCGCGACTTGGTCCTGCTGCGCATCGATGCCGCGCGCCTGTCACATCCCGTGCACTTCGAAGCCGCCGACGGCGATCACTTTCCGCACCTGTACGGTGAGCTGGAGGCGAGCGCCGTGTTGGATGCGCGCTTGTTGTCCGTGTCCATCGACGGTGACGCCGCGCTTCAGTGACACGAAGCGTTCGTGCGCTTTTCATTTTGATGTTGGTCCGGCGCGCACCCATCGCGCCGCGACGACAATCATCGTCGCAAACAAAATTTGAACATTCGAAGTTGACAAGCTACTAACCAGGGCGTATCAACTCACACGTTCACATGTTGCTTTTCAAAACCATCCATCGCACTTCGCTACCCGGCTCTCTGCCCGTGTGCGCCAGTGCGCTCGTCGCCAATCGGGAGGCGAGGTAGGCGGGTCTGCTACTCCACTCAGTGGTGTGGGCAGGCCGCCGCGGGAAACCCGGCGGCTTTTTGCATTTCAGCTGTTTTTCCGGGCGATTAGCGACAAATCGAAGAAAAGAGAACGAGCCTTCAAACGAATCCGACGGTCATCCGTCGAACCCAAAACGAACCATGATCCATTCACCCAAATCACTCCTGCAATGCGCGTATGGCGATTGCGTCGGTCTGCCTGCGGGCACGCCGACCGCGTGGCTATTCGTGCGCATTGGCAACAGGGAAGAGGAGGGCGCCTAGGCGGCTCGTCGTAGCGTAAGCACAACGCGCGCCTAGCCGCCTCTGGTCCCGAACCAAAGGCGGCTTTTTTGCATTTGGTTTCCGTGATCGCGACGGATTGCGGAAGCGACGGGGAGAGTGTGTGCCGCGACGTTCGCGGCGCGACGGGAGAGGTGTGTCCAGCGATGACCGCGTGAGCGACGTCAGAGGTGTTACCGCGGCGAACCAACAAGAGAACGAAGAAGGAAGTCCACGCGGGGACGAGAACCCCGCGGGCAAGGGACTGAAAGCTCGGGGTACTAGCTCAAGGGCAGAGCAGTCGGTTCTTAACCGATCGATCGGGGTTCGACTCCCTGGTGCCTCACCAAGCCTGGCGTTCGCCAGGCCCACCTTGGCCATTTCTGGTCGGCGCACACGTGCGCCTTGGTGTTTGACAACTCATGCGACGAGAAGAGGCACGCCCGACGCGGGCGTGCCGCCTTCTCGACCTTTGGCTGCAGCGCTTTGGCGAGGTGGCTGGAGGTCACGGGTAGCCAAGCCACGGCTACCCACGCTGCCCGCGTACGCATCTGGTGAAGCGACCGGATTGTCGATCCGGCGAGGAGGGTTCGATCCCCTTCGCGGGCGCAACGCGCGATCTCCCTGTCCTGCCGGAAGCAGGCACCGGTCTACGAAGCCGGTCGAGCTTGGTTCGACTCCAAGCAGGGAGGCCGTACTGCCGGCGTGCAAGCTCCGTTTTGGTCCCTGGTCAGGAGTTTCGCGCGCCTCTGGGGTGTGTGCTGCGCTGGGACGCAGGTCCGGCCGTAAACCGGGCGCCACTTGGCTAGCGGGGTTCGATTCCCTAACGCCCCACCGCGACCACCGGCATTGGTGTCGGTGGTCACCCTTACCCACTACGGGAGAACGACGATGAAGAAGAAGAGACGAAGGTAGGTGAGCATCATGACCGCGAGAACCCTGGTCCTGACTTCCTGGTACTTTCCGCACAAGATCGTGTGTTGGCAGGACGCCATCACGCTGATGTACCTGGGCAAGGTGGACGTGGTCGCCTCGTACGACGAGGAGATCCGGTCCCCCTCCACGACCCTGCGGACGCCGGCTGTCGTGCGCCTGAAGCGCATGACCCGCGCGCAGAAGCACGGCGTGAAGTTCTCGCGGATGAACGTCTACCTGCGTGACGACTTCACGTGTGCCTACTGCGGCAAGCGTTTCGCAATGTCGCAGCTGACCTACGACCACGTGCTGCCGCGCTGCCGCGGTGGCAAGACGGCGTGGGACAACATCGTGACCGCTTGCCGTCCGTGCAACTCGCGGAAGGCAGACAAGACGCCCGATCAGGCAGGCATGTGGCCGCGAACGCGGCCAATCCGGCCGAAGTCGCTGCCCTTCGCTCCGCCGCTCTTCGACCCGAAGACGGCGCCGCCGGAGTGGCAGGACTACTGCGCGGTGATCCCGCGCATGGGCGTCGCTTGAGTGAAGGCGCCGGCCGCTCTTCGCCGGGCGGTTGGCGCCGCGCTCTCTCCAAAGATTTTCCGCGTCCGTCCGACGAGGCCCTACACGCACCCTCATGGCGGTTCGAATCCGCCCGTGCACGCTAGAGCGCGTAGCCTAACGGTAAGGCATCGGTTATCGGCACCGACGAAAGTCCATGGCTTCGTCACTCGGACGCGGACTTTTCTCCTCGGTGTGCTCCGCTTCGGCGTCGAGCCCCACACAGGTTTTCCGTGCCCGCCCGATGAGGACGCAACGAACGTGGTTCGAGTCCACCTCGGCTCATGGAGAGCAATCGACTGCAACTCGATAAGGTTCATGGCTTCCTCACTCGGACACGGACATCCCTTTCGAGTCGCGCTCCGCCTCGGCGTCGAGCTCCCACAGTATTTCCGCGCCCGCCCGAAGAGGCCCTACACGCAAGCTAGCTCAAGTAGAGCAATCGACTTCTAATCGATAGGTTTTCGCGGCTTCTTCACTCGGGCGCGGACAAGTGTTCCCGAGAGCCGCGCTCTCGCCCAGATTTCCCCGCGCCCGCTCGACGAGGCCCTACACGCAACACAGTGTGGTTCGAATCCACCGAAGCTCACGTAAATGAGCACCAACATCATTGGAACTGATACGCGGCTTCTTCACTCGGGCGCGGGGCAAAGCTCTGTCGTGACACCACGACGCCACTGAACACAGTACTCTCGGAGGACCCATGACGACCCAGCACCCGCTTCCGGAATCTCAGATGGGGCCGGCGGAGAAGTTGCTCGATCTCGTGCTCTCCTCCTCGGCACACTTGTGGCACAACCGTCCGGGCTTGGACGTCGGCGGCACATGGCAGCCGCGCCGGCGTGCTCAGCGGGGCGCGGCGCGCCAGGGCGTGCCGGTGCGTCCCGGCTTGTTCGTGCCGGCCGCCGCCACGCTCTACTCCAAGCTGCTCGAGATCTACGATCTGAACGTGGATCTCATGGCCCACTTCGCCAGCTACGCCCTGAAGGAAACGGACTGGCGTGACTTGAAGGTGGCTACCGCGGCGCTGATGCTGGTGCAGCAGCGCTCGGGCCAGCCGGTGCATGACGACGACGGCACGGTGGCCTTCTACGACGACGACTTCCGTCGCATCGGCGAGGCCATGGTGCTCTTCTACGAGAAGAAGTCGCCGCGCATGATGACGCCAAAGGGCGTGCTTCGCATTGCGGAGCTGCTCGAGGCGCCGGAGATCGTCGAGCTGAACCGCTTGGCGGGTTTCGGCGACCCGGCGGCCAAGAAGGCTCCGCTCGGTCGTTGGAAGCGCGCGGCGGACAAGTGGCTTCGTGTGCGCGAGGCCAACCGTCCGCTGCTCGAAGGCCTGGTATCTGCCGGCTACAAGGAGACCATCAAGAAGATCGCCCGCAAGGTCGGCTACAAGCCGGATAGCCAGGCGTTCTTCGAGATCCTCGGCTGGAAGCAGAAGCAGTCGGCTGGCGGCCACCGCAGCGTGGGCCTCGAAAACCTCGTGCTCGAGAAGCGCGAGCGCTTCGATGGCCTCAGCGAGGCGGAAATCTGCGAGACCATCGAGTCTCAGCGCCTCGAGTACAAGGACGTGGTGGGCCGCCTGCCGAAGGACATCGGTCTCACCCCGGCCATCATGGTGGCGCTGCTCTCCACGCTGTCGGATCGCGACCTGCGCATCCTGACTCCCACGCTGGAGGAGCTCGGGCTCTTGACGGAGCCGGAGATCCGCGAGCGCTGGGAAAAGGCCATCGAGAGCAGCACGGATCAGCGTTCGCTCAACATCGCGAAGAACGTTCGCGACCAGAGCGTACGCGAGAAGCTGGAGGAGGCCGCCGACAACGCTGCCAAGAAGGCGGTGGAGGAGGCGACCCGCGAGGTGGACGTTCGCGTCATGTTCCTGATCGACAAGTCGGGCAGCATGCAGGGCGCGATCGAGCAGTCCAAGGAGGCGCTGTCCCGCATTTTGGCCGGTTTCCCGGAAGGCAAAGTCCACATCGCGAGCTTCGACACCATGGGTACGGTGCTTCGGCCCAAGGCTCCGAGCCGCGCCGCCGTGCAGCACATGCTGAGCGGCATCCGCGCGGAAGGTGGCACCCTGCACTCGGCGGGCGTGTACGCGCTGAGCCGGCAGGGTGTCCGCATTCCGCCGGACGCGAAGCTGGTGGTCATCGTGGTCGGTGACGAAGCGGGAGAGAGCGGCGGAAACTTCGCCGAGAGCTTCCAGCGTGCCGGCTACGAGCCGAGCGCCATGGCGCTGATGGTCAACGTGGCAGTTTCGCGCGGCAGTACCGTGCGGAGCGCTGCGGAGGCTCTGAGCATTCCGTTCAGCCAGGTCACGATCGAGCAGTTCGACGATCCATACCAGGTGCCACGGGTGCTCAAGGCCTTGCTGGACGCGCCGCGCTCGGCGCCGAAGCAGCAGTTCGGCTGGGTGGAACGCGTGATGGCGACGCCCCTGTTGGAGCTGTGAGATGGATTACCGGAAGTTTCTGGGAAAAACGTCGGCGGAGGTGCTGCCGTACCTCGGCGGTGCCTTCGTCGACGCGCCATCTCGCCGCCTGCGCGTGAGCGTGGAAGAGCGGCCGGGTTGGATCCGCTTTTCGATCTCCGGGCGGGTCGCCACTCCGGTGGACCGAGCCGACCCTCCAGACCTTTCGGGTTTGTCGGTTCGCCGCGGTCACTTCGCGGACGGATGGCTCTTTGCCGGCGGTCGCAACGCAGAGCGCGTCGAGCTCTTGCCGGCGGAGGTGCCGGCAGTGCTCAGCCCCATCACCACGCGGCGCTGGCACAGCGGCGCGCTGCTCTTCGACAGCGTCGATTTCGAAGGCGAGGCGGAGGACGCCGCGCGTCAGGCGCTGGAAGAAGAGCGCGGTATCGCCGAGCTCAAGGGTGTCGGTGCTTCGCTGCGCGCGGCCTTCGGCGTCGCGTTGGTGCTGCGCGTCGCGCGGCGCCTGGACGTGGACGTCTCGCCCCGGGAGGCAATTGGAGCTGCGGCTCCGATTTCCGAGCGTGGCGCTGCCGCCGCCGAAGCCTTGCTCACGGATCTGGTGGAGCGCCGGCGGCTGGAGCGCGTTCGCGTGGATGCCTGGCTGGCCCAGGCGGGCATCGTGCCCGTGCAGCTCGCCGCGCGACCGGCGGCGCAGAGCTTCCGGGATCGCGCGGATCGAGCGCTCACCGCTGCGGGGGCCGAGCTCTCGGATTGCCGTAGCCTCGGCAACGGCCTTTCCGAGGTCACCTATCGCTTCATGGGGGAGCGCTTCATCACGGTGGTGAACGAAGACTCGCTCCAGGTGGTGGATGCCGGTATCTGCCTCAGCGGTTCCGACCGTATGGTGACGCTGGAGAGCCTGCCGTCGGTGATCCGCGAGGGCTACGACACGGATCAGCTCAACATCACGAGGCGGTGACATGTCCGGACGCGAAGTGTTCTTCTTGATCGGCAAAGGCGGTGCGGTCCTGTGGAGCGACGCCTCCACTAGCCCGAGCCGCCTGCCGGACTCCCGCAGCCGCTGGCAGGCGATCTGGGCGCACCGCGAGGAGCTCGAGGAGCTTTCGCACAGCCATCCGAACGGCCCGCTGGCGTTCTCCGCGGAGGACGAGACCACGATGGCCGCGTTGAACAGCGCGCTCGGCAAGGAGCTTCGCTTCAGCGTGGTGGCGCCCAGCGGCGTCCTCGCGAAGAGCGGGGAAACGATCGGGCAAGTGGAGAGCGAGCCCTGGTGGGCGGAGCTCTTGCGCCTGGCTTCCGGGATGCAGACGACAACCGTGGCTCCCGCCACGGGCGGAGAGCCCAAAGCAGGGGAGGAGTGAACCATGGCAATCCTGAACATCACGTACAACGGCCTGAGCGCGGACTACCCGCGTGAGATCGAGGACCGCGTGACGGACGCAGACGTGCGGCGCATCGCCGTGGAGATCGTCCGTACGGGCGGCCTGCGCGGCCTGCACATCGCGAGCCTGCCGGACAACGCGTTCGACTACTACGTGGTCGACCGCTTCGACGGCCGTCGCGGTGCGCTCCGCATCTACCTGCGGCCGAAGGTGCCGTTCGGCGCCGAGAGCTGAGCCGAGGACGTCATGCGCATCGTATTCTGCGGCGTAGGCGCCCTCGGCTCGCTCACCGCTCTATTGTGCCGGAACCTGGATGCCGCCCTGGCGTTCGTGGACTTCGATCGCGTGGAGTCCAAGAACCTCCTGTCGCAAGCCTTCGTGAAGCAGTCCGTTGGCAAGAACAAGGCGGAAGCGCTGAAGCTCCAGCTGTGGAACTTCCACGGTATCAAGGCCGAGGCCTTCGGCGTGCGTCTTTCCGAGGACAACGCGGACGCGCTCTTGAGCTCGGCGGATCTCATCGTAGACGGTTTCGACAACGCGAAGAGCCGCCGACTGCTCAGCGACTACGCGCGGAAGCACGAGAAAGCCTTGGTTCACGGGGCCATTTCCGCGGACGGAACTTTCGGAATCGTGCGCTGGGACGAGCGCTTCACGGCGGACGAAGAGGACGAAGAGGGGCAAGCCACCTGCGAGGGCGGTGAGCACCTGCCGCTCATCGGTCTCGTCACGGCCACGCTGGCCCGCTCGGTCCAGGACTTCGTGCGCACTGGGGATCGCCACGACTACATGGTGAGCCTCAGCGGCGTGCAGCAAACCTGAGCTTCAATCACGTTCCAATGCGCTTCGCCATCGAGGCAAGCGCACGCGAGCTCAACCTTCACCCTGACCGGTGACTTCTGCGCGGTGATCCTCCCGAGCCGCCGGCCGAGCATCTGCTCGGCCAGCCGCGCACTGTCGAGTCGCCGGAAGCGTCTGGCCCGGACGGAAAACGGGCGACTTTACTCCGCGCTTCGGCGCGGGTCTCGAGCGGCCGCGCATCGACGCGCTGCTCTTGCGCCTGGCCCAGGCAGAAAACGGGCATCCCTTTCAACGCCGCCGGCTCGAATCCTGCCGCAACGGCGTGGACGCGGTGCACGGAGGGCACGCCGGCGCAGAAATGAACTCACTGAGCGTAGCTTAGACCCACTGTTCACCTGGGTTGACCACCATCGGTGCCACTCCGGCGAGAGCGACGGACAGGTGCCGCCGCTGCCGCGCGTCGTTCGAGGGCGGACCAAGCGGCCGGAATGTCTGCAACGATGGCGATCCGAGACGAGTGCGAAGCGGACGACAGAATTCGACACCGCGAAGACGATTTCAGTTGACGAGATTTCGGACGCTCCGCGCTCTCATTTCGTCGCTCTCGTTCGCACAGTGCCTGCGCAGCACACGTGCGCCCACTGGGCGCGCGTTCGAAAGCAAATCGCTCTTCGAGCTGTCCCCGTCTGCGAAAGCGTCTCGAGAGGGCGCTGAAGAAGGCGAAATTTCCCATGGTATGCCCGGGGAAACCACGGGGGTTTGTCATGTCATCGTCCAAAGCCATTTCCGTAGAACCGTCTGCCACCGAGCGCACTGCGCTCTCCGCACTTCAAGACCTCTCCAATCGCGATCTCTGGTCCAGCGCGGTCGTGGCCAACGCCGGTCGGCGCAAAGCCACCGCGCACTTGGTCGCCCACCTCGCCGAAATCGACCGGCGCGAGCTCGTGTTCGACGAGGGATACTCGTCCATGTTCGACTTCTGCGTGCGTGGCCTCGGGATGAGCGAGGGCACGGCGTATCGGAGCATCGCCGGGGCGCGGGCAGCGCGCTCGTTTCCGGTCGTGCTCACGCTGCTCGCGAGCGGAGATCTGCACCTTTCCGGGCTTTCGCTCTTGGCTCCGCGGCTCACTCAGGAGAATCACACTGCGCTCCTGGAAGAAGCCGCCGGCAAGACCAGCGCGGGGATTCGCGTCGTGCTCGCGCGCTGGTTCCCCAAGCCGGACGTTCCGGACCAGGTGAAGCCGCTGCGCACTGGCGGAAAGGGTCCAGCGCCGGGCGTGGAGCCGCTCTCGGAAGGGCGCTTCGAGGTACATTTCAGCGCCGGAGAGTGCCTGAAAGCGAAGCTAGAGCACGCCCAGAACCTGATGAGCCACGTGAGCCGAGAGCTCGAGGTCGTGGTCGAACGTGCGCTCGACGCGCTGATTCGCGAGCTTTCGAACAAGCGCTGGGGCGCTACGGACAAGCCGCGCCGCTCCCGCGGAACGAAGCCGGGCGAGCCCGGCCGTGCGGCCCGGCGCGAGGTGTACGAACGCGACGGCGCTCAGTGCTGCTTCGTGTCGGAGTCCGGTGTGCGCTGCACGGCGACGGCGTATCTCCAGTACGACCACATCGAAGCCACCGGCGTTGGTGGTGGCGATGGCGCTTCCAATGGTCGGGTGTTCTGCGCCAGCCACAATTTGAATGCGGCCAAGAAGACCTTCGGCCGCGAGTACGTCGAAGAGAAGATTCGCCTTCGTCAGCGAAGGCGTTCAGACCCCGAGGACGCTGCGGATGCGGAGGCGCGGGAGAAGCAAGACAAGCTCCTCTTGGCGCTGACGAGCCAAGGCTTCAAGAAGGCCGAAGCCACGAAGGCGACGGAGAAGCTCGCTGCCGAAGCCCGCAGCCTCTCGCTGGAAGAGCTGCTCCGTCGTGCACTGGCATTGCTCGTTCCGCGGTAAGCGCGATGCGCGCGGGCTGATTCCGCGCCGAACGGACGCCGGGCCGCAGCTTGTGAGAGAGGACCGACTCAGGGTTAGGCTGGCGAAAGCGCCGGTTTCGCGGAACCGGAGACCTCCGGTTCGGCTCCCTTCGGTCGCCAGGCTGCGTATTCCGCTCAACTTGGGCACGCGTTCCGACGACTTGGGCATCCGTTCCGGAGCACTTGGGCGCCGAATCGGAGCGAAGCGACGACCGCAGTGGTCAGGTGGTAGTGGATGGCGGGGTGTCGGTGGGAGCGAGCCCTTTCTTCCTCCGCATGGACTGTCCGCGCAGCGTGAGGACGTGAGCGTTGTGTACGAGGCGATCGCAGATCGCGTCGGCAATGGTCGGATCGGAAAGCATCTCGTGCCAAGTTTTCGTCGGCACTTGCGAAGTGATGACAGTGGATGAGTGGTCGTAGCGATCTTCCAGGACCTCGAGAAGATCCCGTCGCTCCGTGTCCTTCATGGGCGCGATCAGAAAGTCATCGAGCACGAGCACATCGAAGCGTGAGAGCCGCCCGAGCTCTGAAGCGTAGCTGCCATCGGCACGCGCCATCGAGAGCTGGTGAACGAGCCGAGGAACGCGGACGTACAGCGCACGGAAGCCCTGGCGGCACGCTGCATTGGCGAGAGCGCAGCCAAGGAAGCTCTTGCCAACACCGGTAGCCCCCAGGACGATCACGTTTTGCTTGGCTCTGATCCACCCGCATGTCGAGAGCGAGCGGAGAACGGCCTTGTCGAGGCCGCGGCCGGCGTCGGCGACGACCTCTTCGAGCACACCGTTGACGGGGAGCTTGGCTTCCTTCACGCGGCGTCCGGTCCTGCGGTTGTCGCGCTCGAGCCACTCGCGGTCGACCATGATGCCGACCTTCTCGGCGAAGGTCAGGCTCTTGTCGGGCTTGTCGAGTAGCTCGCGGAACACCTGCGCCATCGTGCGCAGCCGCAGCGCGAGCAGCTTGTCATGAGTTTCTTGGTCCATCATTCGTTTGTCTCCTTGTCGAAGTATTCGCCGCCACGAATGTGCTCGTGGCGCACGAAGTCGGTGGGCTCGGGGTCGTTTGTCGGTAACGGTTTTGACTCCAGTCCCCGTGCGAGGATGGCGTTGATGCTTCTGCGTGTTGGGCCACCGGGGCCAGAGATTGCGAGGGCGCGTGCGCAGGCGGCGTCGAGCCGGTCGTTGCCCACACGCTGAGCGTCGCGGGCCAGGGCTTGCACAGCCCGGTAGCCGAACTCTGGGTTACGGTAGCGGCCCAAGATGGCTTCAACGACCTTGCCGACGTTGGGTCCCATACTCCTGCCCCACGATCGCATCCGCTGGGGAGGCCACTTGCCGTACTCGCGGTGGGACTTCGGCATGTGCTCACGACACGTCACGTACGTGCCCTTCGGAGCGCGACTTCGAACGTGCGAAGCGACGCGCTGGCGGCCATTAAACACCTCGACGACTGCACGGGTTGCCCGCACCTCGACGGCTGCGCCGATGAGCGCGCACGGCGCGCTGTAGTACCGGTCGTCAAATGCAACGTGGTAGTCGACGTTGACCTTTGCCCGCTTCCACTCGCCCCGCTCGAAACGTAGGCTGGGCAGCGGTCGCATTGCGGGACGGTCGATGCCTTCGAACGCAGAGCGACGACAGCCCTCCAGTTTCTGGAACGGCCGAGAGTTGAGCCGCTCGAGCAACTCCCAGATCGCCTCGTTGAGTGCCGCCAGGCTGAAGAAGGTCCGGTTGCGGAGCGCGGCGAGGATCCAACGCTGTGCGATCAACACGCCACCCTCGACCTTGGCTTTGTCCTTTGGTTTTCCGGGCCGGGCGGGAACTACGGCGACGCCGTAGTGCTGAGCCATCTCCAGGTAGGCGGGATTGATGTCCGGATCGTAGCGGTCCGGTCCCGTGACCGCGGCACGGAGCTGATCCGGAACGAGGATCTCCGGTACGCAGCCGAAGTACTCGAAGCCGCGCACGGTGGCGTCGATGAAGTCCGCTGCGCTCTGTGTGGCGGTCGCCTCGGCGTACGTGTAGCTGCTCGCACCGAGCAGCATGACGAACAGCTCGACGTCCTTCACTTCGCCCGTGCTGGCGTCGATCAGCCTCGGCTTCTTGCCGGAGAAGTCCACGAATGACTTCTCGCCCGCACGGTGCGTTTGCCGCATCGTGATCGCCAGCTTCGATTTCCACGCAGAGTAGACGTCGCAAAACTGGCTGTACTGGTAGGGCCGCAGCGCATCGCCACGGAGCCTGGTCGTTTCCTGGTATTCGACCCACAGCGTCTGGAGCGTCACACCAGTCTTGCGCATCTCCCGATGCACCCACTCGAAGTCGATCGCTGCTCGACCTGCTGGCTCCAGTCGGCCGATGGCTTTGAATAGACGCGCCTCGAGCTCTGCGTCGCTCATCTCGCGTGCAACTTCCCAGCCCACTCCGGCGTCGCGGGCTCGCTTGAGGTAGCCGCCCACCGAGCCCTTCGAGAGACCGGTCGAGGCTTGGATCTGCCGCTGCGTGCATCCGCACTCGTGGCGTAGTCGGAGAACTTCTCGAATCTTGCGC
This portion of the Polyangiaceae bacterium genome encodes:
- a CDS encoding HNH endonuclease; translated protein: MTARTLVLTSWYFPHKIVCWQDAITLMYLGKVDVVASYDEEIRSPSTTLRTPAVVRLKRMTRAQKHGVKFSRMNVYLRDDFTCAYCGKRFAMSQLTYDHVLPRCRGGKTAWDNIVTACRPCNSRKADKTPDQAGMWPRTRPIRPKSLPFAPPLFDPKTAPPEWQDYCAVIPRMGVA
- a CDS encoding M36 family metallopeptidase; this translates as MRAYTLASIVPLLLLSSTALAAPSKILTGPFAATPSKDVVSTARAAVTPSAHGATLEYRSVTADVGTSRVVRFAQTHQGVPVLFRGAGVVLRKDGTPAFAVVRTEDQLPSTSPAISEAQALADATSLAKLTAKPGDARLTIYPTASGPRLSWVVVPSARLSGVPWVPVVIIDAQSGERIAAWNAARFAGAAKVYASNPVASPSLMDVTLPVGTGETTLTNATVQSLNCVDTKQAKDISISGFNLKVHVCELKQLAAADSNGDFLDAPGADKEPEDSFSEISMFYHVNVAYDFFTAMGMTELSTKPLPTVSNLMLPDGVQTFDTTKMADPNLPFVPFQNAFFAPANPLFSGIFGLTGAAMWFGQGPARDYSYDGDVVYHEFTHAVVDHTLKLVGTYHADEQGLSSSPGAMNEGLADYFSSAITGDPKVGEYASQDLAPGLPAIRDLSNKNTCPANITGEVHSDSQFWSAALWAARSGLSAADQPKFDKAIFDVMAASPGGDLGFDELAQLFITSVKTAIDQTAADALQKEMTDRGVLPGCQRVLEYADKPINGADPFLGGAFWAPGTQDAAISGAPYAPGVLQFHASFPGATQMTVSFNEVQTGGGGSSPFGGGTPFTPQIVVRFGNDPITFDYSSGLSATADATTDAPIAGGKGSATFEVPEGATSAYVMIVNGGQSSGGYKNVDFAFEGAPQADAGVGDGGVPEGGADAGASPTPKASEDDSGCGCRVAGQSQRSSAFALLLAALGLAFARRRR
- a CDS encoding ThiF family adenylyltransferase, whose translation is MRIVFCGVGALGSLTALLCRNLDAALAFVDFDRVESKNLLSQAFVKQSVGKNKAEALKLQLWNFHGIKAEAFGVRLSEDNADALLSSADLIVDGFDNAKSRRLLSDYARKHEKALVHGAISADGTFGIVRWDERFTADEEDEEGQATCEGGEHLPLIGLVTATLARSVQDFVRTGDRHDYMVSLSGVQQT
- a CDS encoding VWA domain-containing protein, whose protein sequence is MTTQHPLPESQMGPAEKLLDLVLSSSAHLWHNRPGLDVGGTWQPRRRAQRGAARQGVPVRPGLFVPAAATLYSKLLEIYDLNVDLMAHFASYALKETDWRDLKVATAALMLVQQRSGQPVHDDDGTVAFYDDDFRRIGEAMVLFYEKKSPRMMTPKGVLRIAELLEAPEIVELNRLAGFGDPAAKKAPLGRWKRAADKWLRVREANRPLLEGLVSAGYKETIKKIARKVGYKPDSQAFFEILGWKQKQSAGGHRSVGLENLVLEKRERFDGLSEAEICETIESQRLEYKDVVGRLPKDIGLTPAIMVALLSTLSDRDLRILTPTLEELGLLTEPEIRERWEKAIESSTDQRSLNIAKNVRDQSVREKLEEAADNAAKKAVEEATREVDVRVMFLIDKSGSMQGAIEQSKEALSRILAGFPEGKVHIASFDTMGTVLRPKAPSRAAVQHMLSGIRAEGGTLHSAGVYALSRQGVRIPPDAKLVVIVVGDEAGESGGNFAESFQRAGYEPSAMALMVNVAVSRGSTVRSAAEALSIPFSQVTIEQFDDPYQVPRVLKALLDAPRSAPKQQFGWVERVMATPLLEL
- a CDS encoding DUF952 domain-containing protein, with the translated sequence MRVELFHITTRAEWDAARASGAYRAPSLETEGFIHLSTAEQWRRVARERFADRRDLVLLRIDAARLSHPVHFEAADGDHFPHLYGELEASAVLDARLLSVSIDGDAALQ